Genomic DNA from Prosthecodimorpha staleyi:
CAGGTCGTCTTGCGCGTCGGACGGATGCCGACGATCTCGACTTCCTCGCCGACCTTGACGATGCCGCGCTCGACGCGGCCCGTCACCACCGTGCCGCGGCCCGAGATCGTGAACACGTCTTCGACCGGCATCAGGAACGGCAGGTCGACCGGACGCTCCGGCTGCGGGATATAGGCGTCGACGTTGCGCATCAGCTCCAGGATCGCGTCATGGCCGAGCTTCGCGTCGCCGTTGTTCAGCGCCTCGGTCGCAGAGCCCTTCACGATCGGAATGTCGTCGCCCGGGAAGCCGTAGCTCGACAAGAGCTCGCGCACCTCGAGCTCGACCAGCTCCAGGAGCTCCGCGTCGTCGACCATGTCGCACTTGTTCAGGAACACCACGATCGCCGGAACGCCGACCTGGCGGGCCAGCAGGATGTGCTCGCGCGTCTGCGGCATCGGACCGTCGGCCGCCGAAACCACCAGGATCGCGCCGTCCATCTGCGCCGCGCCCGTGATCATGTTCTTCACGTAGTCGGCGTGCCCGGGGCAGTCGACGTGCGCGTAGTGACGGTTCTGCGTCTGATACTCGACATGCGCCGTGTTGATCGTGATCCCGCGCGCCTTCTCTTCCGGCGCCGCGTCGATCTGATCGTAGGCCTTGAACGTCGCGCCGCCCGTCTCGGCGAGCACCTTCGTGATCGCGGCCGTCAGCGACGTCTTCCCGTGGTCGACGTGACCGATCGTCCCGATGTTGCAGTGCGGCTTGTCGCGGTTGAATTTCTCTTTGGCCATCGGAGCCTCTCCGTGATCTCTCGTCCAGAGCGGCAGCAACCGCTCCTATCATCTCAATGGGGTCGCAAGCTCTGCCCGGTCGGGGCCGTTGCTCCGGCCGGGTCTTGCTCTAGCCGATCGGTCGGATCAGGCGAACTTCTTCTGGACTTCCTGTGCAACGTTCGACGGCACTTCTTCGTAGTGGTCGAACTGCATGGTGTAGCTGGCGCGGCCCTGGCTCATCGAGCGCAGGGTGTTGACGTAGCCGAACATGTTGGCGAGCGGCACCATGGCATTGACGATCTGCGCGTTGCCGCGCGTATCGGTGCCGGCGATCTGGCCGCGCCGCGAGTTCAGGTCGCCGATGACGCCGCCGAGATATTCCTCGGGGGTCACGCATTCGACCTTCATGATCGGCTCGAGCAGGACCGGGTTCGCCTTCTGCAGGCCTTCGCGCAGAGCGGCGCGCGAGGCGATTTCGAAGGCGATGGCCGAGGAGTCGACCTCGTGATAGGCGCCGTCGATCAGCGCAACCTTCACGTCCACCACCGGGAAGCCGGCGATCGGACCGGAGGTCATGACCGAGTTCAGGCCCTTTTCGACGCCGGGGAAATATTCCTTCGGGACCGAACCGCCGATGATCTTCGATTCGAAGTGGAAGCCCGTGTTCGGCTCGCCCGGCTCGATCTGGAACTTGACGCGGGCGAACTGGCCCGTGCCGCCGGTCTGCTTCTTGTGGGTGTAGTCGATCTCGGTCGCGCGACGGATGGTCTCGCGATAGGCCACCTGCGGGGCGCCGACATTGACTTCGACCTTGTGGGTCCGCTTCAGGATGTCGACCTTGATGTCGAGATGCAGCTCGCCCATGCCCTTGATGATGGTCTGGCCGCTTTCCGAGTCCGTGGTGACGCGGAAGGACGGATCCTCGGCCGCCAGCTTGGCAAGCGCGACGCCCATCTTTTCCTGGTCGGTCTTGGTCTTCGGCTCGATGGCCATCTCGATGACCGGCTCCGGGAAGACCATCTTTTCGAGGATGACCGGCTTCGACGGATCGCAAAGCGTATCGCCGGTGCGGGTATCCTTGAGGCCGACCAGGGCGACGATGTCGCCGGCGAAGGCCTCGGTGATGTCTTCGCGGTTGTTGGCATGCATGAGAACCATGCGACCGACGCGCTCGTTCTTTTCGCGCACCGTGTTGAGCAGGGTCACACCCTTCTCGAGACGGCCCGAATAGATGCGGCAGAAGGTGAGGACGCCGTACTGGTCGTCCATCAGCTTGAAGGCCAGCATCGACAGCGGCTCGGCGTCGGACGACTTGCGGTCGGTCTCTTCGCCGGACTTCACGTCGATGCCCTTGATCGCCGGACGATCGAGCGGGGACGGCAGATAGTCGACGACCGCGTCGAGCATCGGCTGCACACCCTTATTCTTGAAGGCGGAGCCGCACATGACCGGATAGAAGGCGCCGGTCAGCACAGCCTTGCGCAGCAGGCGCTTGATGGTCGCCTCGTCGGGCATCTCGCCTTCGAGATACTGTTCCATCGCGGTCTCGTCGAGGTCGACGCAGGCCTCGATCATCTCGATGCGCGCGGCCTCGGCCTTCTCAACCAGATTGGCCGGGATCTCGACATCGGAGAACTTCGCGCCGAGCGACTCGTCGGCCCAGACGACGCCCTTCATGCGAACCAGATCGACGATGCCCTTGAAGTCGCTTTCAGCGCCGATCGGCAGCTGGATGGCGACCGGCTTGGCGCCGAGACGGACCTTGATATCGTTGATGCAGCGGTCGAAATCCGCGCCGACCTTGTCCATCTTGTTGCAGAAGACGACGCGCGGCACATTGTACTTGTCGCCCTGGCGCCACACGGTCTCGGTCTGCGGCTCGACGCCCTGCGACGAGTCCAGAACGCAGACCGCGCCGTCGAGCACGCGCAAGCTGCGCTCGACTTCGATGGTGAAGTCGACGTGGCCGGGGGTGTCGATGATGTTCAGGCGCTTGCCGTTCCAGAAGGTCGTGGTCGCGGCCGACGTGATCGTGATGCCGCGCTCCTGCTCCTGTTCCATCCAGTCCATGGTGGCCGCGCCCTCATGGACTTCACCGATCTTGTGCGACTTGCCCGAATAGTAGAGCACGCGCTCGGTCGTCGTGGTCTTGCCGGCGTCGATGTGCGCCATGATACCGAAATTTCGGTAGTCTTCGAGGGCGTAGGTGCGGGCCATGTCGAAACCTCGTCGGAAGAGCAGAAAGAAGGATCACCAGCGATAGTGGGAGAATGCGCGGTTCGCATCCGCCATGCGGTGAGTATCCTCCCGCTTCTTCACCGCGTTGCCGCGGTTGTTCGATGCGTCGAGCAGCTCGGCAGAGAGGCGCTCGGTCATCGTCTTTTCGTTGCGGCCATTCGAGGCCGTCAGCAGCCAGCGGATCGCCAGCGCCTGGCGACGCTCGGGGCGAACGTCGACCGGGACCTGGTAGGTCGCGCCACCGACGCGGCGGGACCGCACCTCGGTGTGCGGCATGACGTTCTCGAGCGCCTGATGGAAGATCGACACCGGGTCCTGCCGGGTCTTCTTCTCGATGATGTCGAAGGCGCCATAAACGATGGTCTCGGCGACCGACTTCTTGCCGTCGCGCATGACGTTGTTCATGAACTTCGAAACGACGTTGTCGCCGAATTTCGGATCCGGCTGGATTTCGCGCTTCTCGGCACTGTGACGACGGGACATGGACAGAATTCCTCGGTCGTAAGACAAGACGAAGGGGCGGGAGACCGGCGGCTCAGCCGAGCCCGGCGGCGATCTCCGCCCCCGTTTTCAGATCACTTCGGACGCTTGGCGCCGTACTTCGAGCGCCGCTGCTTGCGGTCCTTGACGCCCTGGGTGTCGAGAACGCCGCGCAGGATGTGATAGCGCACGCCGGGAAGGTCCTTGACGCGGCCGCCGCGGATCATCACCACCGAGTGTTCCTGAAGGTTGTGGCCTTCACCCGGGATGTAGCCGATCACTTCGAAGCCGTTGGTCAGACGAACCTTGGCGACCTTGCGGAGCGCCGAGTTCGGCTTCTTCGGCGTGGTCGTGTAGACGCGCGTGCAAACGCCGCGCTTCTGCGGGCAGGCCTCGAGATGGCGGGCCTTTTCCCGGTACACGGGCGCAACGCGCGGCTTGCGGATCAGCTGGTTGATCGTCGGCATGCGTCTTCTCTACCTCGTCTGCGCCCTTACGGGACGCGATCGCAATTCGCCTCAGGCCCACCCGTCAGGGTTCGCCGCTCGCACCTCTTGCCGTCAGCGCCGCGAATCCGATTCGCTCACGACAACGACGACAAGCACCGGGCTGCGGACTTTACGTCCGCGCTCGGCGCGAAAAGTCAGAGGACCGGAACGGCTAAACCGCTCGGGTCATGATCCTCGGCTTTCCTAGGTCACGGTTTCGCGAGAGCGTCTCGGTGCCATTGTTCGAGTGCATTGGACTCACTCGATCACGGGCTACCGACGGGCCTGCCGCGAAAGTGGGCGGACCATAGGAGGGTCGTCCGTCGCAGTCAAGCGATCTCTGGGGCAAAAGAGCCGGAAAGCGGCGCTTTCCGCGACCCCAACACCCCGTCGGCGCCCCGCTTCGTAGCCCGCCGACTCCCCTGATGCAGCCCCTTCGCATCCAGTCCGATGCCGCTGCGGTAGCGGGGATCCCGGGGCCGCGTCGCCGCGCTCGCTTCGCCCGGCATCTTCGGAACTGCCGGCAACACCCTGTTGCCACGAGCATTCCGCCAGGCCGGGCGCCACCGGTCTTCGCCATGGCCGGCCACGGCGGGCACTGCCGCAGGCCGGAGGTCACGGGCTTCGCCGATGCCGGCGCCGCCTCAGGCGCCGATCGCGGCCCGCCGCCATGCAGAATCGGCGACCGAGGTCCCGCAGCGCCGAGGGGCCCCCGTCGCCGACGGCGTCCGGCCACGCCGACGCGGCGAGGCTCCGACGAATCGTCCTGTCCGATCCGGGCCGCGCCGGCGATCCGGCCGCCTGCCTGCTCGGCGCCCCGGCGTCCGCCGAACCCTTCAAAAAGCAGGGGCCGCGGATTGCGCCGCGGCCCCTGCCCTCATGCCTTGGTCCGGGCTCGGCCCGTGCGGATCACTCCGCCGCAGGCAGCGCGATGGCCGGCTGCTCGCCCGTACCGGCCGGCTGCTGGCCCTTGCGCTCCTCGAGGATGAGATCGTCGCGATGCGTTGCGATCGAGCGGATCTTGGTCATCACCGAGCCCGTGCCGGCCGGGATCAGACGGCCGACGATGACGTTCTCCTTGAGACCTTCCAGGTTGTCGGCCTTGCCGGCGACCGCCGCCTCGGTGAGGACGCGGGTGGTCTCCTGGAACGACGCGGCCGAGATGAACGACCGGGTCTGCAGCGAGGCCTTGGTGATGCCGAGCAGCACGGGCACCGCGGAGGCCGGCTTCAGCCCCTCGGAGACCAGCTTCTCGTTCATCGCGTCGAACTCGATCTTGTCGATCTGCTCGCCGTTGATCAGTTCCGGGCTCTCGCCGGCATCGGTCACCTCGACCTTCTGCAGCATCTGGCGAACGATCACCTCGATGTGCTTGTCGTTGATCACCACGCCCTGCAACCGGTAGACTTCCTGGATCTCGTTGACGAGGTAGGCGGCCAGCGCCTCCACGCCCTTGATCGCCAGGATGTCGTGCGGCGCCGGATTGCCGTCGAGGATGAAGTCGCCCTTCTCGATGATGTCGCCATCCTGCAGATGGACGTGCTTGCCCTTCGGGATCAGATATTCCCGCGGCTCCAGCGAGGCGTCGGACGGCTCGATGATGATCCGACGCTTGTTCTTGTAGTCCTTGCCGAAGCGGACGGTGCCGTCGATCTCCGCGATGATCGCGTGATCCTTCGGACGCCGGGCCTCGAACAGTTCGGCGACACGCGGCAGACCGCCGGTGATGTCGCGCGTCTTGGCGCTTTCGAGCGGGATACGGGCGATGACATCGCCGGCCCGGATCGGAGCGCCCGGCTCGACCGAGAGAATCGCCTCGACGGCCAGCATGTAGCGGGCCTCGCCGCCGCGCGACAGGCGCAGGATCTTGCCGTCCTGACCCTTGACCACGAGCGCCGGCTTGAGATCGGCCGTGCGGCTGGAGCCGCGCCAGTCGATGACCACGCGCTTGGTGATGCCGGTCGCCTCGTCGGTCGATTCCTGGATCGACTGGCCGTCGACCAGATCCTCGTAGCCGGCGACGCCGTCGAGTTCGGAGATGATCGGACGGGTGTAGGGGTCCCATTCGGCGATGCGCTGGCCGCGCTTCACCTTGTCGCCGTCGTCGACGAACAGGCGCGAACCGTAGATCAGGCGATGGGTCGCCCGCTCCGAACCGTCCTGGTCGACGACCACAACGACCAGGTTGCGGCCCATCACGATGATCTTGCCGTCGCTGTCGCGCACCACATTGCGGTTGCGGATGCGGATCGTGCCTTCGAAATTGGATTCGACGAAGGACGAGTCCACGACCTGCGCGGTGCCGCCGATGTGGAAGGTGCGCATGGTGAGCTGGGTGCCCGGCTCACCGATCGACTGCGCCGCGATGACGCCCACGGCTTCGCCCATGTTGACGGGCGTGCCGCGCGCGAGGTCGCGACCGTAGCACTGCACGCAGACGCCGATTTTGGTGTCGCAGGTCAGCACCGACCGGATGCGCACCGACTGGATGCCGGCCGCCTCGATCCGCTTCACGTCCGCTTCCGCGATCAGCTGGTTCTTGCCGATCACGACCGCACCGGTATTCGGGTCGATCAGATCCTCGGTCGTGACGCGGCCGAGAATGCGCATGCCGAGCGAGGCGATGACCTGGCCGGCATCGAGCACGGCCTGGACGCGGATGCCCTGATCGGTGCCGCAATCCTGCTCGGTGATGATGCAGTCCTGCGCCACGTCGACGAGGCGGCGAGTCAGGTAGCCCGAGTTCGCCGTCTTCAGCGCGGTGTCGGCCAGACCCTTGCGGGCGCCGTGGGTCGAGTTGAAGTACTCGAGCACGGTCAGGCCTTCCTTGAAGTTCGAGACGATCGGGGTCTCGATGATCTCGCCCGACGGCTTGGCCATCAGGCCGCGCATGCCGGCGAGCTGCTTCATCTGGGCCGGGGAGCCGCGGGCACCCGAATGGCTCATCATGTAGACCGAGTTGATCGGCCGCTGCCGGCCGCCATCGTCCTTCTGCACCGCGGAGATGCGCTTCATCATCTCCTCGGCGACGCGGTCGGTGCACTTGGCCCAGGCGTCGACGACCTTGTTGTACTTCTCGCCCTGCGTGATCAGGCCGTCCTGGTACTGCTGCTCGAATTCCTTTGCGGCAGCCTGGGTGTCCTCGACCAGCTTGGCCTTGGTGTCCGGGATCACCATGTCGTCCTTGCCGAACGAGATGCCGGCCTTGAAGGCATGATAGAAGCCGAGCGACATGATCCGGTCGCAGAAGATCACCGTCTCCTTCTGTCCGCAGGCGCGATAGACCGCGTCGATCATGCCCGAGATGGTCTTCTTGGTCATGAGCTGGTTGCAGACATCATACGACACGGCATGATGCTTCGGCAGCAGGTTGCCGATCAGCATGCGGCCGGGCGTCGTCTCGTAGATCTTGGAGGTGCGGTTGCCCTCCTTGTCGACGCCGAAATACCGGCCGCGCACCTTGGTGTGCAGCGTGATCGCCTTGGCCTCGAGCGCATGATAGAGCTCGCCGAGGTTCGAGAAGGCCATGCCCTGGCCCGGCTCGTTCTCCGCCATGATCGACAGATAGTAGAGGCCGAGCACGATATCCTGCGACGGCACGATGATCGGCAGACCGTTGGCCGGGTGCAGGATGTTGTTGGTCGACATCATCAGCACGCGCGCTTCGAGCTGGGCTTCCAGCGAAAGCGGCACGTGCACGGCCATCTGGTCGCCGTCGAAGTCGGCGTTGAAGGCGGTGCAGACCAGCGGATGCAGCTGGATCGCCTTGCCTTCGATCAGGACCGGCTCGAAGGCCTGGATGCCGAGGCGGTGCAGCGTCGGCGCCCGGTTCAGCATCACCGGATGCTCACGGATGACCTCGTCCAGGATGTCCCAGACCTCGGGCCGCTCCTTCTCGACCAGCTTCTTGGCCTGCTTGACGGTCGACGACAGGCCCTTCGCGTCGAGGCGCGAATAGATGAAGGGCTTGAACAGTTCCAGCGCCATCTTCTTCGGCAGGCCGCACTGGTGCAGCTTGAGCTCCGGACCGACGACGATGACCGAACGGCCGGAATAGTCGACGCGCTTGCCGAGCAGGTTCTGGCGGAACCGGCCCTGCTTGCCCTTCAGCATATCGGCGAGCGACTTCAGCGGCCGCTTGTTGGCGCCCGTGATGACGCGGCCGCGGCGGCCGTTGTCGAACAGCGCGTCGACGGCCTCCTGCAGCATGCGCTTTTCGTTGCGGATGATGATGTCCGGCGCGCGAAGCTCGATCAGCCGCTTGAGGCGGTTGTTGCGGTTGATGACGCGCCGGTAGAGGTCGTTCAGGTCCGAGGTCGCGAAGCGGCCGCCGTCGAGCGGCACCAGCGGACGCAGGTCCGGCGGGATGACCGGGACGACGGTCAGGATCATCCATTCGGGCTTGTTGCCCGAATCGATGAAGGACTCGATCAGCTTCAGGCGCTTGGCGAGCTTCTTCGGCTTCAGTTCGCCGGTGGCCTCGGCGATCTCCTGGCGCAGGGTCTCGGTCAGCTTGGGCAGGTCGAGCGAAGCCAGCAGGTCACGGATGGCCTCCGCGCCGATCATCGCCGTGAAGCTGTCCTCGCCATATTCGTCCTGCGCCTTGACGAACTCCTCCTCCGAGAGGAGCTGGTGCAGCTTGAGCGGCGTCAGGCCCGGCTCGGTGACGACATAGTGCTCGAAATAGAGGATGCGCTCGAGATCCTTGAGCGTCATGTCGAGCAGCATGCCGATGCGGCTCGGCAGCGACTTCAGGAACCAGATATGGGCGACCGGGGCGGCCAGCTCGATATGGCCCATGCGCTCGCGCCGGACGCGCGACAGGGTCACTTCGACGCCGCACTTCTCGCAGATGACGCCCTTGTACTTCATGCGCTTGTACTTGCCGCACAAGCACTCGTAATCCTTGATCGGCCCGAAGATCCGCGCGCAGAACAGACCGTCCCGCTCCGGCTTGAAGGTCCGGTAGTTGATCGTCTCCGGCTTCTTGATCTCGCCGTACGACCAGCTCAGGATCTTTTCCGGGCTGGAGATCGAAATCCGGATGGCGTCGAAGGTCTGGGCGACCGTCGCCTGCGGATTGAAGATGTTCATGACTTCTTGATTCATCGGCCGTTTCTCCTGCGGGGCACCGGACGCGTGGCCAGTCGCACCGGCATCCCGCCAAAGGAATTCCATTTCAGCCAAACACATACAGACCGGGTGCGGCAGAACCGCGGCGGCGGCGCGGCAGCCGGGCCGCCGCGCTCACCTCATCCCCGAGACCGGCGCCTCACTCGGCGGCGTCGATCTTGAGCGGGCCGTCATCCGGCCGCCCCTTGGCGTTGACCAGCTCGACATTGAGGCCGAGCGAGCGCATTTCCTTGACGAGCACGTTGAAGCTCTCCGGGATGCCCGCCTCGAAGGTGTCGTCGCCGCGCACGATGGCCTCGTAGACCTTGGTGCGGCCGGCCACGTCGTCCGACTTGACGGTGAGCATCTCCTGCAAGGTGTAGGCCGCCCCATAGGCCTCCAGCGCCCAGACTTCCATTTCACCGAAGCGCTGACCGCCGAACTGCGCCTTGCCGCCCAGCGGCTGCTGGGTGACGAGCGAATAGGGACCGATCGACCGCGCGTGGATCTTGTCGTCCACCAGGTGGTGCAGCTTCAGCATGTAGATGTAGCCGACCGTCACCTTCCGATCGAAGGGATCGCCGGTGCGGCCGTCATACAGCGTCATCTGACCCGACAGCGCCAGACCGGCCTTGCCGAGAGCCGTCTCGATGTCGTGCTCCTTGGCGCCGTCGAAGACCGGCGTCGCGATCGAGACGCCGCGCTTGACCTGCTCGGCCAGGCGGACGACCGAGGCGTCGTCATATTCGGCGGGCTGCTCGCCCTTGATGTTGGCGCCGTAGATGTCGACGATGGTCGACTTCAGCGGCCCCAGCTCGCCGTTCTTCTTGTAGGCGTCGAGCAGCTTGCCGATCTGCTTGCCCATGCCGGCGCAGGCCCAGCCCAGATGCGTCTCCAGGATCTGTCCGACATTCATGCGGCTCGGCACGCCGAGCGGATTGAGCACGATGTCGACATTCTGGCCGTCTTCCAGATAGGGCATGTCCTCGAGCGGCACGATGCGCGACACGACACCCTTGTTGCCGTGCCGGCCGGCCATCTTGTCGCCCGGCTGGATCTTGCGCTTCACCGCGACGAAGACCTTGACCATCTTCATCACGCCCGGGGGCAGCTCGTCGCCGCGCTGCAGCTTCTCCACCTTGTCGATGAAGCGCTGCTCGAGACGCTTGCGGCTCTCGTCATACTGGTTGCGAAGGGCCTCGATCTCGCCCATCAGCTTCTCGTCGGCGACGGCGAACTGCCACCACTGCGAGCGCGGATACTCCTCAAGGAGTTCCTGGTTGACGGTCTGATCCTTCTTGTAGCCCTTCGGACCGGCGATGGCGACCTTGCCGGTCAGCATCTCGTTCAGGCGGCCGTAGACGTTGCGGTCCAGGATCGCCTGCTCGTCGTCGCGGTCCTTGGCGAGCCGCTCGATCTCCTCGCGCTCGATCGCCATGGCACGCTCGTCCTTCTCGACGCCGTGCCGGTTGAACACGCGCACCTCGACGACCGTGCCCTGCACGCCCGGGGGGACGCGCAGCGAGGTGTCGCGGACATCGGAGGCCTTCTCGCCGAAGATGGCGCGCAGGAGCTTCTCCTCCGGCGTCATCGGGCTTTCGCCCTTCGGCGTGATCTTGCCGACCAGAATATCACCGGCGCGGACTTCGGCGCCGATATAGACGATGCCGGCTTCGTCGAGGTTCTTCAGCGCTTCTTCCGAGACGTTCGGGATGTCGCGCGTGATCTCTTCCGGCCCGAGCTTGGTGTCGCGGGCCATCACCTCGAACTCTTCGATGTGTATCGACGTGAACACGTCGTCGCGCACGATCCGCTCGGAGAGCAGGATCGAGTCCTCGAAGTTGTAGCCGTTCCACGGCATGAACGCGACCAGCACGTTCCGGCCGAGGGCCAGATCGCCGAGGTCGGTCGACGGGCCGTCGGCGATGATGTCGCCCTTCTCGATCACGTCACCCACGCTGACCAGCGGACGCTGGTTGATGCAGGTGTTCTGGTTCGAGCGCTGGAACTTCATCAGCCGGTAGATGTCGACGCCCGACTTCGACGGATCGAGGTCGGAGGTCGCGCGGATGACGATGCGGGTGGCGTCGACCTGGTCGACGATGCCCGACCGCTTCGACGCGATCGCCGCGCCGGAATCGCGGGCGACGACCGCCTCCATGCCGGTGCCCACGAAGGGCGCCTCGGCGCGGACCAGCGGCACCGCCTGGCGCTGCATGTTGGAGCCCATCAGCGCGCGGTTGGCGTCGTCGTTCTCGAGGAACGGGATCAGCGCCGCGGCGACCGAGACCAACTGCTTCGGCGACACGTCCATGTAGTCGACCCGGTCGACCGGAACCATCATCACTTCACCGGCATGCCGGCAGACGATCAGTTCCTCGGTCAGCCGGCCGTCTTTGTCCATCTTGGCGTTGGACTGGGCGACATAGTGCTTGGATTCCTCCATGGCGGAGAAATACTGCACGTCCTCGGTGACCTTGCCGTCCTTGACCTTGCGGTAGGGCGCCTCGATGAAGCCGTACTTGTTGACGCGGGCGAAGGTCGCCAGCGAGTTGATCAGACCGATATTCGGGCCTTCCGGCGTTTCGATCGGGCAGATGCGGCCGTAATGCGTCGGGTGCACGTCGCGCACCTCGAAGCCGGCGCGCTCGCGGGTCAGACCGCCCGGGCCGAGCGCCGAGAGACGCCGCTTGTGCGTGATCTCGGACAGCGGGTTGGTCTGGTCCATGAACTGCGACAGCTGCGAGGAGCCGAAGAACTCGCGCACCGCCGCGGCCGCCGGCTTGGCGTTGATCAGGTCCTGCGGCATGACGGTCTCGATCTCGACCGAGCTCATGCGCTCCTTGATCGCCCGCTCCATGCGCAGCAGGCCGACGCGGTACTGGTTCTCCATGAGTTCGCCGACCGAACGCACCCGGCGATTGCCGAGGTTGTCGATGTCGTCGATCTCGCCCTTGCCGTCGCGCAGGTCGACCAGCGTCTTGATGACCGCCAGGATGTCGGCCTTGCGCAGCACGCGCACGGTGTCCTCGGCGTCGAGGTCCAGGCGCATGTTCATCTTGACGCGGCCGACGGCCGACAGGTCGTAGCGCTCGGCGTCGAAGAACAGCGAATGGAACATCGCCTCCGCGGTGTCGACCGTCGGCGG
This window encodes:
- the rpsL gene encoding 30S ribosomal protein S12, which produces MPTINQLIRKPRVAPVYREKARHLEACPQKRGVCTRVYTTTPKKPNSALRKVAKVRLTNGFEVIGYIPGEGHNLQEHSVVMIRGGRVKDLPGVRYHILRGVLDTQGVKDRKQRRSKYGAKRPK
- the rpoC gene encoding DNA-directed RNA polymerase subunit beta'; its protein translation is MNQEVMNIFNPQATVAQTFDAIRISISSPEKILSWSYGEIKKPETINYRTFKPERDGLFCARIFGPIKDYECLCGKYKRMKYKGVICEKCGVEVTLSRVRRERMGHIELAAPVAHIWFLKSLPSRIGMLLDMTLKDLERILYFEHYVVTEPGLTPLKLHQLLSEEEFVKAQDEYGEDSFTAMIGAEAIRDLLASLDLPKLTETLRQEIAEATGELKPKKLAKRLKLIESFIDSGNKPEWMILTVVPVIPPDLRPLVPLDGGRFATSDLNDLYRRVINRNNRLKRLIELRAPDIIIRNEKRMLQEAVDALFDNGRRGRVITGANKRPLKSLADMLKGKQGRFRQNLLGKRVDYSGRSVIVVGPELKLHQCGLPKKMALELFKPFIYSRLDAKGLSSTVKQAKKLVEKERPEVWDILDEVIREHPVMLNRAPTLHRLGIQAFEPVLIEGKAIQLHPLVCTAFNADFDGDQMAVHVPLSLEAQLEARVLMMSTNNILHPANGLPIIVPSQDIVLGLYYLSIMAENEPGQGMAFSNLGELYHALEAKAITLHTKVRGRYFGVDKEGNRTSKIYETTPGRMLIGNLLPKHHAVSYDVCNQLMTKKTISGMIDAVYRACGQKETVIFCDRIMSLGFYHAFKAGISFGKDDMVIPDTKAKLVEDTQAAAKEFEQQYQDGLITQGEKYNKVVDAWAKCTDRVAEEMMKRISAVQKDDGGRQRPINSVYMMSHSGARGSPAQMKQLAGMRGLMAKPSGEIIETPIVSNFKEGLTVLEYFNSTHGARKGLADTALKTANSGYLTRRLVDVAQDCIITEQDCGTDQGIRVQAVLDAGQVIASLGMRILGRVTTEDLIDPNTGAVVIGKNQLIAEADVKRIEAAGIQSVRIRSVLTCDTKIGVCVQCYGRDLARGTPVNMGEAVGVIAAQSIGEPGTQLTMRTFHIGGTAQVVDSSFVESNFEGTIRIRNRNVVRDSDGKIIVMGRNLVVVVVDQDGSERATHRLIYGSRLFVDDGDKVKRGQRIAEWDPYTRPIISELDGVAGYEDLVDGQSIQESTDEATGITKRVVIDWRGSSRTADLKPALVVKGQDGKILRLSRGGEARYMLAVEAILSVEPGAPIRAGDVIARIPLESAKTRDITGGLPRVAELFEARRPKDHAIIAEIDGTVRFGKDYKNKRRIIIEPSDASLEPREYLIPKGKHVHLQDGDIIEKGDFILDGNPAPHDILAIKGVEALAAYLVNEIQEVYRLQGVVINDKHIEVIVRQMLQKVEVTDAGESPELINGEQIDKIEFDAMNEKLVSEGLKPASAVPVLLGITKASLQTRSFISAASFQETTRVLTEAAVAGKADNLEGLKENVIVGRLIPAGTGSVMTKIRSIATHRDDLILEERKGQQPAGTGEQPAIALPAAE
- the rpsG gene encoding 30S ribosomal protein S7; translated protein: MSRRHSAEKREIQPDPKFGDNVVSKFMNNVMRDGKKSVAETIVYGAFDIIEKKTRQDPVSIFHQALENVMPHTEVRSRRVGGATYQVPVDVRPERRQALAIRWLLTASNGRNEKTMTERLSAELLDASNNRGNAVKKREDTHRMADANRAFSHYRW
- a CDS encoding elongation factor Tu, whose product is MAKEKFNRDKPHCNIGTIGHVDHGKTSLTAAITKVLAETGGATFKAYDQIDAAPEEKARGITINTAHVEYQTQNRHYAHVDCPGHADYVKNMITGAAQMDGAILVVSAADGPMPQTREHILLARQVGVPAIVVFLNKCDMVDDAELLELVELEVRELLSSYGFPGDDIPIVKGSATEALNNGDAKLGHDAILELMRNVDAYIPQPERPVDLPFLMPVEDVFTISGRGTVVTGRVERGIVKVGEEVEIVGIRPTRKTT
- the fusA gene encoding elongation factor G; its protein translation is MARTYALEDYRNFGIMAHIDAGKTTTTERVLYYSGKSHKIGEVHEGAATMDWMEQEQERGITITSAATTTFWNGKRLNIIDTPGHVDFTIEVERSLRVLDGAVCVLDSSQGVEPQTETVWRQGDKYNVPRVVFCNKMDKVGADFDRCINDIKVRLGAKPVAIQLPIGAESDFKGIVDLVRMKGVVWADESLGAKFSDVEIPANLVEKAEAARIEMIEACVDLDETAMEQYLEGEMPDEATIKRLLRKAVLTGAFYPVMCGSAFKNKGVQPMLDAVVDYLPSPLDRPAIKGIDVKSGEETDRKSSDAEPLSMLAFKLMDDQYGVLTFCRIYSGRLEKGVTLLNTVREKNERVGRMVLMHANNREDITEAFAGDIVALVGLKDTRTGDTLCDPSKPVILEKMVFPEPVIEMAIEPKTKTDQEKMGVALAKLAAEDPSFRVTTDSESGQTIIKGMGELHLDIKVDILKRTHKVEVNVGAPQVAYRETIRRATEIDYTHKKQTGGTGQFARVKFQIEPGEPNTGFHFESKIIGGSVPKEYFPGVEKGLNSVMTSGPIAGFPVVDVKVALIDGAYHEVDSSAIAFEIASRAALREGLQKANPVLLEPIMKVECVTPEEYLGGVIGDLNSRRGQIAGTDTRGNAQIVNAMVPLANMFGYVNTLRSMSQGRASYTMQFDHYEEVPSNVAQEVQKKFA